The following are from one region of the Juglans regia cultivar Chandler chromosome 10, Walnut 2.0, whole genome shotgun sequence genome:
- the LOC108989295 gene encoding transcription factor MYB30-like produces MVRAPCCEKMGLKKGPWTPEEDQILITYIQLYGHGNWRALPKQAGLLRCGKSCRLRWTNYLRPDIKRGNFSREEEDAIINLHEMLGNRWSAIAARLPGRTDNEIKNVWHTHLKKRLAKQPQDSSTPTATKRRSAPPTNTFEYSHEAKINELEPMNFPSHDAASESLEHRAVSPQECSSDLSSTITMADNNSDNSGYPKAESPGNFPEMDENFWSEVLWTEDSGEVNDFSAAVGGDHLDQEVQIPFSPIVSMEPVHSFGSNMHDNMDFWFNLFTRAGELPQLPEF; encoded by the exons atggtgaGAGCTCCATGCTGTGAGAAGATGGGGTTGAAGAAAGGTCCTTGGACCCCTGAAGAAGATCAGATTCTGATCACTTACATTCAACTTTACGGCCATGGAAATTGGCGAGCACTTCCAAAACAAGCTG GTTTACTGAGGTGTGGAAAGAGTTGCAGGCTCCGGTGGACAAATTACCTAAGGCCAGACATCAAAAGAGGAAACTTTAGCAGAGAAGAAGAGGATGCAATCATAAATTTACACGAAATGTTAGGCAATAG atgGTCGGCAATTGCAGCTAGGCTACCAGGACGAACAGacaatgagataaaaaatgTTTGGCACACCCACTTGAAAAAGAGGCTCGCCAAACAACCCCAAGACAGTAGTACCCCAACAGCAACCAAAAGAAGAAGTGCTCCGCCCACCAATACATTCGAATACTCTCACGAGGCTAAAATTAATGAACTAGAACCCATGAATTTTCCAAGTCATGATGCAGCATCTGAGAGCCTAGAACATAGAGCAGTCTCCCCGCAAGAATGTTCAAGTGACTTGTCATCCACGATCACCATGGCTGACAATAACAGCGACAACAGTGGGTACCCGAAAGCCGAATCGCCTGGAAACTTCCCGGAAATGGATGAGAATTTCTGGTCAGAGGTGTTGTGGACAGAAGATTCGGGGGAGGTGAATGACTTTTCTGCTGCAGTTGGTGGTGATCATCTTGATCAAGAAGTTCAAATTCCATTTTCTCCAATAGTGTCAATGGAGCCTGTCCATTCGTTTGGTTCAAACATGCACGATAACATGGATTTTTGGTTCAACCTTTTCACAAGGGCGGGGGAATTGCCACAGTTACCAGAATTTTGA